The following is a genomic window from Armatimonadota bacterium.
TGTACTCGGGATGCGCTCGCCTGGTCATCGCGCGTCGCCACTGGGCATGGAAATACCCTGCGTCGTCCGGGACCACGGTTTCGGCGTACGTGAGCTGAAACGCCAGTAGGCTGAGATCCTTGGTGGACTCGTTCGTCAAAGTCACCCTGGCGTGCTTGCGAAACGGCATCGGCCAGTAGCAATTTAGAGCCGAAGTCGGATTTACGATTACCGCCAGCGAGTTGACCGGCGCAAACAGGTCATGACCCACGGCAAAGAAATCGGTCATCGGCACCTCGACGGAAGGCGTGTTTTCGTTATCCCAGTAGAAGCGCAGCACGCAAGCGCGGCCGTTACCTGCAAACTTCGTCTCCGTCGCCATCCAGATATGCTGAATGATTCCCGGTCCGCCCGCGTCCATCAAGGTTACGGTCTCGCCGGCCTTTGGCTTCAGAAACGGCCGTACTTTCCAGCCTTGGCCGAGGCGAACCGCAGAAGCCGAATGGGGGAGGTCAGAATCACCCGCATCGGGAATGGCCATTCCTCCCATGCCTTGGGCGCCCGTCGGGTTTTCCGCGGAAATGGATCGCGTGCGCCAACGACGCAGCATCGGCAATGCCCCCAGACCCAGACTAAGTCCTGCGAACTCGCTCATTGCTCCGTCTTCCTCCCATTTGTGGTATCGTTTAGCGTGTGCACTGTCAGTGGATGTCAAATAGTGTCGGGCCTCAGCAACGATGGGGCAGATCCGGGGGTGAATTAAGGTACAGTCCGGGTGTCCCTGCTCTCGCATCTTGTGGTCCTGACGAGCTTGCGATAGTCCCCATGGCTGAGCCCACAGGTCCGTACGTGAACCGCCCTTCTCCGCGCCAGGATCGCTTCCCTGTGCCACGAATACATGGAATGCCCCGGTTCTCACGGGCGTCTAACCGGCACAGCCGGTCTCAACATACGCGTGACTGCCGCCGATGTCGCGTGCTGCACAGTGCCCGAGGGCGCGGCGCAGTCAGTACGCAGAAAGCGATTCGGACTTTATGGGTGCCAGGCCAAACATCCTCTACCTCATGACCGATCAGCAAACCGCCCGCGCAATGAGTTGTTCAGGCAATCCATACATCTCCACGCCCGGAATGGACCGAATCGCTGCGGCGGGGGTTAGGTTCGCACTGGCCTACGCCACACAGCCTCTCTGCCTCCCGAATCGGACATGCATGTTTACGGGACGTCTTCCTCACGAAACCGGGGCGACGATCAACAATCCGGCAACGCCCAACCGCGTGGATGACGGCCCGCACCTCGGCCGCCTGCTCGCCGACGCCGGGTATGACTGCGGCTACTTCGGCAAATGGCACATCGCCTCGTCGTCAGAGGATCGAGCCAAACACGGCTTCCGCGAGATCTGGGCTTCCAGCGCGAAATCGCTTGATTTGGACCCAACCGTTACCGCAAAGTGTCTGGACTTTGCGCTGCAAGAACGTGAGAGCCCGTTCTTCGCGGTGGCGTCCTATATGAATCCGCACAACATCTGTCAATGGGCGCGCGGCGGCGATCAGCTCTTGACCGAACTGCCGAACTGCAGGATTCCACCGGTGCCGACGCCGGGCGACTGTCCGCCCCTGCCCGACAATTTCGCTATCCCTGACGGCGAGCCAGAGCGGCTGCGATGGGTGCACGACCAGGGGCCCGCAGCCGATAGGCTCTATCCCACCGCCGGTTGGTCGGAGGGGCTGTGGCGCCAGTATCTCTGGGCTTACTATCGCATCACGGAGTCCGTCGATCGCAGCATCAAGTGTCTCGTTGACGGACTGGAAGCCGCCGGATTATTAGAGGATACGCTCATCGTGTTCACCAGCGACCATGGCGAAGGCTGCGCCGAGCACCATTGGAATCAGAAGCAAACGCTTTACGAATCGGTCATTCACGTTCCGTTTATCATCGCCGACCCCACGGCTTCTTCGCCAGGACGATTGGACGACCAAACGCTCGTCAACAACGGCCTCGACCTGATGCCGACAATCTGCGACTACGCGGGAATCAGTCCGCCCGAGGGTTGTCGTGGCATCAGCCTGCGGTCGGCGGTGACGAACCCTGAGGCGCCGGCTGAGCGGGATTTCATCGTCCTCGAGACGACATTCGCTCAAGGCGCCGAGAAGCTGGATCTGTGCGGCCGCTGCCTTCGGACGTTGCGATACAAGTATATTGTCTATGACCGCGGACGTCGGCGCGAGCAGCTCTTCGATATGGCAAACGACCCCGGTGAGATGAGCAACTTGGCTGCGTGCGAGGAACATCAGCATATTCTGAACAGACACCGCGAACTTATTGCTGGGTGGTGTCGAGACACAGAGGATTCCTTCCCGTTGATCCTTCGGGATTGAACCGAGACCCCGGCTTTCGAGCTGCGGCCGAAGTGGGGTGTTTCAGGGAGGGGATCAAGGCACAGGTCAGGCGTCCCCGCCTGTGCGTAGCGCGCGCGGCGCGCCCCAGCTTTGACGGAGTGAGGAGCAGTCGCGTACCGGCTCGGCGGGTGTTGCGAGGCGCAAGGCCGGTCCGATCGGGAAGAGCCCTGGGACTTTATATCGGCGCCTTGCCAGGAAGCTTGGCTTCCGATAGGGAAATCGCTACCGCGAGCCGGCGGCAGTCGTTTGACACGGAACATCATTCCACCTACGAGGCAAAGGCATGACGAAGCGATCTGCAGGGTCAGGTTTGACGCGCCGGGAGTTCCTGGGCACATCGCTGGGCACCGCAGGGGCGGCCGCAGTCGGCGCCGCGCTGCCTCAGTTCGCACGTGCCGACCAGGAGGAACAGATGCGGAAGATTAGAACACTGCTCTTCGCTGGCGGGGAGATTCACGACTACAAGGGCTGTGGCGCGGAAATGCGGGATGCGCTCATCGCCGCTGGCGATTTCGACATCACGTACGTCGAGAACGACCTATCGGCCCTTGAGGCCCCTCGGCTTGAGCCGTATGACCTGTTCGTCTTCTACTACACCGTGGGCGAAATCAGCGACGCTCAGAAAAATGGCCTGCTCAACTTCGTCGCCTCGGGCAAAGGCTTTGCCACCTGCCATTCGGGTGCCGATTCGTTCCGTGATTGCCCGGAGTACTCCGCCATGGTGGGCGGCTCCTTTGTCACCCATCCGGCTTTTCGCTCTTACCAGGTGAGCGTGGTTGACACCGAACACCCCATCACTCGTGGGCTGACGGAGTTCATGGTCGAGGACGAGCAGTATATCCTGGATTACGACCCGCGCGTCAACGTTCTGGCGTCTGCGCTGTGGAAAGGCAGCGCCATGCCGGTGGCGTGGACGAAACCGTGGGGCAAGGGGCGAGTGTTCTACCTTGCACTCGGGCATAACCCGCAGGCCTGTCGCCATGAGATGTTCCGCGTGCTGCTGCAGCGCGGAGCGAAGTGGGCGGGCACGCCGCCGGAGTGACAAACGGGCCAGGGCGGATTTCGGCTGTCCATGAATGCCGACAGCGGTCTCATTTCGACCAGACCCGCACGGCTTTGCTCCACCTCTGCCAGATGTCGGTCATCAGCATCCCTGGAACGAGTCCGGGGTCAATCGACGCACAGGTCTGTTGCTCCCGCTCTTGCATCTGGTTCCGTCTCTACGAGCCTGCGGTATCTCTCGTCCCTTGCGACAAATCCCCGTCCGTGAGGCGCTTTCCCGCGCGCCAGGACGGCTTCCCTGTGGGCGGAGGAGACATCGAGCGGGAGGAACGCGGAATGGGGCTAGCCGTGAGGTTTGCACGGGGTGGCGTGTGACTCGCGTGGAGCAGGAAGACATCCTCATTCGCCCAAGAGTGCAACTTAGCAGTTGTCCCGTTTTTGCGGAGGACGTACATTCCGGCACTCTCAGGTGCGCCAGGCTCGCCTCCAGAATTGGCATCGGATTGCCAGCGTGGTGGCGGCTGGAAGGGCTTCTCGCGGCAGTACAGAGCCCCCTCGACGAAGAGAAACAGGTAGAGCCTCGCCCCGCGCGCCCATCCGGGTTCCCGATGCCGCCCGTACGGCTGAAGATCATCAGGAGTCCCATGCGGATTCTCGCCCGCGTCAGCCACCTCGTACAGCAAGACCGTGTTAGCCGGATCTTCGATCTCGGCTTCGCCCTTTTCGGACAGGTTAGCATTCATCGCATAGCTGCACCGGCCCTGCGATGTGTCTGTGGGGCAGCGCAAGACCCTTCGATCAGTGACATATGGAGAGACCGCATCAACCCATCTGTCGGCGCTGGGTAAGCGTCCGTCGTGGTCCAACTGATAGAGCCCGAACGCCAGGCCCAGCGCTCTCATGTTGTGCATACATTGGGAGAGGGCGTTCATATCGGCTCCGAGTCGCCAATAAGCACGGAAGAACAGCAATGCACAGGCCATCACGAGCGAGCCGAGTATTGCCAGACCAACGATCGTTTCTCGCTTCGAACTCACGGCTGTTGGTCCTCAGACAGCATGAAAGGAGATAAGGTGTCGAGTCCCCCTGGCGCTAGAGTGCTGCAGGCTACCGCCAGGGAATGACGCCGCGCCACAACCCTCCCCACCTGCAGCACCTTTCTGCGCGCCAGGAGCGCGTCCCTGCGGCCAGGCGAGCAGGAATGCCCGCCTCGTTGACCCAAACTGACTAGGCCCGCTCGGAAGCCATCCCCGCCGCGAACGTGCGTGGTGACTGCGTTATTGTGGATATCCCGCAAAGGCGGCGGAGGTATGATCAGCCCTCTTGGGCCGGGAAGGAGGATCTCTGTGCACTCTAATCGCAGGGGCGCAAGCCGGTATCGAGCATTCAGACGCGTAACGATATGCGTGGGCGCCAAGGCCGACGACGTGGAGCGTAAGTCGGCGGAACTGCTGAAAGCGCGCCTTACCGAAGCGAGCCGGGTGGAGGTGCGCGTCGAGGAGGAGAACGCGGTTTCGGCGCAACCGGCGAACTGCCTGATGGTGCTGCTCGGCACGCCCGCGCATCACGCGGAATTGGCGCGCCGACTCGACGTGTACCGGATCAAGCCTCCGAGCGAGCGCGACCCTGGGCCGGAGGGCTTTCTGGTCGGCTGCCGCACGGATGCGACGCCGTCGTGCGTCATGGCGGCCGGTGTGGACCAACGGGGCGTGCTCTACGCGGTGGGCGAGATTCTGCGCCGGGTGGGCCTTGGCGAACGATCGCTTCGCGTCCCGGGGGACCTGGAGGCGCGCACCGCGCCGGCGTTTGAAGTCCGCGGCACGCAGTACGGCCAGGGAGGGTTTGCGAAACGACTAGCCAAGGTGCGCGACTGGACCGAGGACGAGACTCGGCGCGTGATCCTCGACTACGCCCTGGCGGGCGCGAACACGTTCATGACCGCGCCGGGTCCGATGTTCGACTTCATCAGGTCCTACGGTTTGATGACCCACTGCGAGTACTTTCCGAACGCGGGCGGCGGCCCGCCGGAATGGGAAGCCAAGGAGTCAATCGGGCGCAAGGGCTATGTCTGCCTTTCGGTGCCGGAGGGGCGGAGAGCGCAGTTGGAGCGCTGCGAGGCCTTCTTCAGCAGCAGTCCGTCCTTCGACTTCGTGAAGTTCCAGGGCGGGGACGGGGGTGGCTGCGAGTGCGA
Proteins encoded in this region:
- a CDS encoding DUF2961 domain-containing protein, coding for MSEFAGLSLGLGALPMLRRWRTRSISAENPTGAQGMGGMAIPDAGDSDLPHSASAVRLGQGWKVRPFLKPKAGETVTLMDAGGPGIIQHIWMATETKFAGNGRACVLRFYWDNENTPSVEVPMTDFFAVGHDLFAPVNSLAVIVNPTSALNCYWPMPFRKHARVTLTNESTKDLSLLAFQLTYAETVVPDDAGYFHAQWRRAMTRRAHPEYTILDGVEGEGRYVGTFLAWTQLSDGWFGEGEIKFYLDGDTDFPTICGTGTEDYFCGSYGFPQNYSTAYVGNTLRHQGEDAPPKWSLYRWHIMDPICFQQELRVTIQALGWWPDQTYQPLADDIASVAYWYQHEPHMAFPAFPALEQRWPR
- a CDS encoding sulfatase-like hydrolase/transferase → MGARPNILYLMTDQQTARAMSCSGNPYISTPGMDRIAAAGVRFALAYATQPLCLPNRTCMFTGRLPHETGATINNPATPNRVDDGPHLGRLLADAGYDCGYFGKWHIASSSEDRAKHGFREIWASSAKSLDLDPTVTAKCLDFALQERESPFFAVASYMNPHNICQWARGGDQLLTELPNCRIPPVPTPGDCPPLPDNFAIPDGEPERLRWVHDQGPAADRLYPTAGWSEGLWRQYLWAYYRITESVDRSIKCLVDGLEAAGLLEDTLIVFTSDHGEGCAEHHWNQKQTLYESVIHVPFIIADPTASSPGRLDDQTLVNNGLDLMPTICDYAGISPPEGCRGISLRSAVTNPEAPAERDFIVLETTFAQGAEKLDLCGRCLRTLRYKYIVYDRGRRREQLFDMANDPGEMSNLAACEEHQHILNRHRELIAGWCRDTEDSFPLILRD
- a CDS encoding ThuA domain-containing protein — protein: MRKIRTLLFAGGEIHDYKGCGAEMRDALIAAGDFDITYVENDLSALEAPRLEPYDLFVFYYTVGEISDAQKNGLLNFVASGKGFATCHSGADSFRDCPEYSAMVGGSFVTHPAFRSYQVSVVDTEHPITRGLTEFMVEDEQYILDYDPRVNVLASALWKGSAMPVAWTKPWGKGRVFYLALGHNPQACRHEMFRVLLQRGAKWAGTPPE